The following coding sequences are from one uncultured Desulfobacter sp. window:
- a CDS encoding acyl-CoA dehydrogenase has product MAQPIADRRDVDFVLHEQIGTVEHELFEEFNKKTIDLIVSEARTLAIKEILPTFKDGDEIGCTLENGKVTTPDSFKRAWKLFCEGEWLAMCDDPEVGGQGMPKTVGCAALEYMVGANSAFMLYHGMTHGAAKLVEAFGDETQKKLYMKKMFAGQWGGTMLLTEPEAGSDVGALTTTATLNDDGTYTIQGTKIFISAGEHDLCDNIIHPVLARIEGAPAGTRGISLFLVPKYLVNEDGSLGEFNNVVCTGLEEKMGIHGNATCTLALGDKGPCIGTLLGKENKGMPEMFQMMNESRAFVGLQGFAVASASYMNALDYARTRVQGRHLTAGKDATAKNVTIINHPDVKRQLLNMKVYTEGMRSLHYYYAKCEDIVHTTDDEKLKADTAALIEVLTPIVKGYITDKALEVCSHGVQVYGGYGYCREYPAEQLMRDSRIFMIYEGTNGIQAMDLLGRKLAMNEGRSFRYFLDQIRKTILEAQMIDGLSVLAEKVEIALDRYDTVAYEIGARARSEKALNAYAFAHPFLDITGDIAFAWMHLWRACVAAPKLAKKVGSLDPEAVAAKAAKNKDAAFYAGQMASARFFINTLLPGCYGKMDAILEGDTCVEDIQDVSFGSK; this is encoded by the coding sequence ATGGCACAGCCAATAGCGGACAGACGCGATGTTGACTTTGTATTGCATGAACAAATCGGAACGGTTGAGCATGAGTTATTTGAGGAATTCAATAAAAAAACCATTGACCTGATTGTCTCCGAGGCAAGGACCCTTGCCATAAAAGAGATTCTGCCCACATTCAAGGATGGGGATGAGATCGGCTGCACCCTTGAGAACGGGAAAGTCACCACGCCCGACTCATTTAAGCGTGCCTGGAAGCTGTTCTGCGAAGGAGAATGGCTGGCCATGTGTGATGATCCCGAGGTGGGCGGCCAGGGCATGCCCAAAACTGTGGGGTGTGCGGCTTTGGAATATATGGTGGGTGCCAATTCCGCCTTTATGCTCTATCACGGCATGACCCACGGCGCCGCCAAACTGGTGGAAGCCTTTGGTGACGAGACCCAGAAAAAACTGTACATGAAAAAAATGTTTGCAGGCCAGTGGGGCGGTACCATGCTGCTGACCGAACCCGAGGCCGGGTCCGATGTTGGCGCCTTGACCACCACAGCCACCTTGAACGACGACGGCACCTACACCATCCAGGGCACCAAAATTTTTATCTCCGCCGGCGAACACGATCTTTGCGACAATATCATCCATCCGGTTCTTGCCCGTATTGAGGGGGCACCCGCCGGTACACGCGGCATTTCATTGTTTTTAGTGCCCAAATACCTGGTCAATGAAGATGGATCTCTGGGTGAATTTAACAATGTGGTGTGCACGGGCCTTGAAGAAAAAATGGGCATTCACGGTAATGCCACCTGCACCCTGGCCTTGGGAGATAAAGGACCCTGCATCGGCACCTTGCTCGGCAAAGAGAACAAGGGCATGCCTGAAATGTTTCAAATGATGAACGAATCCAGGGCCTTTGTGGGGCTCCAGGGCTTTGCCGTGGCATCCGCTTCCTATATGAACGCCCTTGATTATGCCAGAACCCGTGTTCAGGGCCGCCATCTGACAGCGGGCAAGGATGCCACAGCCAAAAACGTAACCATCATCAATCATCCGGATGTCAAACGCCAGTTGCTGAATATGAAGGTGTACACCGAAGGCATGCGCTCTTTGCACTATTACTATGCCAAGTGCGAGGACATCGTTCACACCACGGATGACGAAAAATTAAAGGCCGATACGGCAGCCTTAATTGAGGTGCTCACCCCCATTGTCAAAGGGTATATCACGGACAAGGCCCTTGAGGTCTGCTCCCACGGGGTTCAGGTCTACGGCGGTTACGGATATTGCCGGGAATATCCGGCAGAGCAGCTCATGCGCGATTCCAGGATTTTTATGATCTATGAAGGTACCAACGGTATCCAGGCCATGGATCTGCTTGGTCGAAAACTGGCCATGAACGAGGGGAGAAGTTTTAGATATTTTCTGGATCAGATCAGAAAAACCATACTCGAGGCCCAGATGATTGACGGCCTTTCCGTTCTGGCTGAAAAGGTGGAAATTGCCCTGGACCGTTATGACACCGTTGCCTATGAGATCGGCGCAAGGGCAAGGTCTGAAAAGGCGCTCAATGCCTATGCGTTTGCCCATCCTTTTCTGGATATCACAGGGGATATTGCCTTTGCCTGGATGCATCTGTGGCGTGCCTGCGTTGCCGCGCCTAAACTTGCCAAAAAAGTGGGCTCCCTTGATCCCGAAGCCGTGGCTGCCAAGGCCGCCAAAAATAAGGATGCCGCTTTTTATGCCGGACAGATGGCATCGGCCAGATTTTTTATTAATACACTTTTACCCGGATGTTATGGTAAAATGGACGCCATCCTTGAAGGGGATACTTGTGTGGAAGATATACAAGACGTATCCTTTGGCTCAAAATAG
- a CDS encoding MBL fold metallo-hydrolase: MSGQQYIRYGGDTTCFEIQAESGETVIIDAGTGIRRLGKHLIQKKVKTCYLLLTHTHWDHIIGLPFFHPLLYADKTIHIQDRTFAGLSTKKVIEQVMRMPFFPVGLTAYNADIRFDPSLIDRFSIGSLDIKTIPTSHSQNSLGYKFTENGKTFVFLTDNELGDTISQGNTIKTYIDFSKDADVLFHDTEYTDDEYLNRAGWGHSRLSDVLALSQKASVGQLGLIHINQDRTDDQVDAMVDQGRRFFKDNHLSTSCYAVSADFELFL, translated from the coding sequence GTGTCAGGTCAGCAATATATCAGATACGGCGGTGATACCACCTGTTTCGAAATCCAGGCGGAATCCGGGGAAACGGTTATCATTGACGCGGGTACTGGTATACGCAGACTTGGTAAGCATTTGATTCAAAAAAAAGTAAAGACTTGCTACCTGCTGTTAACCCATACCCATTGGGACCACATCATTGGCCTGCCCTTTTTTCATCCGCTGCTGTATGCAGACAAAACAATCCATATCCAGGACCGAACCTTTGCCGGCCTGAGCACAAAAAAAGTGATTGAACAGGTGATGCGCATGCCTTTTTTCCCCGTCGGCTTAACTGCTTATAACGCCGACATCCGGTTTGACCCATCCTTGATTGACCGTTTTTCCATCGGCAGCCTGGACATTAAGACCATTCCCACCTCCCATTCCCAGAACAGCCTGGGATATAAGTTCACGGAAAACGGGAAAACCTTTGTATTTCTTACGGACAATGAACTGGGAGATACCATTTCCCAGGGCAATACGATTAAAACCTACATAGACTTTTCAAAGGATGCGGATGTACTGTTCCATGATACCGAGTACACAGACGATGAATATCTGAATAGAGCCGGTTGGGGGCACTCCCGTCTGTCTGATGTTCTGGCGTTAAGCCAAAAAGCGTCAGTAGGCCAGCTCGGCCTGATCCATATCAACCAGGACCGAACCGATGACCAGGTTGATGCCATGGTTGACCAGGGCCGCAGATTTTTCAAGGATAATCACCTTTCCACCTCCTGCTATGCCGTTTCGGCAGATTTTGAACTCTTTTTATAG
- a CDS encoding MFS transporter gives MLDFLRSGLQRFLPKNWEAIKNFTHPRVVTMLFLGFSAGLPILLIFSSLSLWLREAGIERSAVTFFSWAALGYSFKFIWAPLVDQMPIPMMSRRLGRRRAWILLAQICIAGSIFAMSMIDPARAGNYLYLMALAAVALGFSSATQDIAVDAYRIESAGEELQALMASVYIAGYRIGMLAAGAGALFLAQILGSSPGSYDYAAWRTAYQIMAGLMAIGMITVFIVKEPEISAKATKSTQTTDHARFFILFLVSAAAFVCWFYVSSDIASTFKEQLEVFLKNAAAAGFLIETARLAAGVGTALLAARVLVALKVANMEMIRSAYVEPVSDFFARYGAGLAWLLLALIGLYRISDIVLGVISNVFYQDMGFSKIHIASIVKTFGLFMTIAGGFLGGTLSLQYGVMRILFAGAFLSAITNLLFVLMAWTGPALPMLYLVISADNLAGGLAGAAFVAFLSSLTNVRFTAIQYAVFSSLMTLVPKVFSGYSGTMVDQLGYAVFFTVTAVMGIPVLILIVICGARLQIKKNKN, from the coding sequence ATGTTAGATTTTTTGCGTTCAGGCCTGCAGCGTTTCTTGCCCAAAAACTGGGAAGCGATTAAAAATTTTACCCACCCCCGGGTGGTTACCATGCTCTTTTTGGGATTCAGTGCAGGGCTTCCCATTCTGCTGATTTTTTCATCCCTCTCCCTTTGGCTTCGGGAGGCAGGGATCGAGCGTTCGGCTGTTACCTTTTTTTCCTGGGCCGCTTTGGGGTACTCCTTTAAATTCATCTGGGCACCGCTGGTGGATCAGATGCCCATTCCCATGATGAGCCGGCGGCTTGGCCGCCGCAGGGCCTGGATACTACTGGCCCAGATCTGCATTGCCGGATCTATTTTTGCCATGTCCATGATTGATCCGGCAAGGGCAGGCAATTATCTATATTTGATGGCCCTGGCTGCCGTGGCATTGGGGTTTTCTTCGGCCACCCAGGATATTGCCGTTGATGCCTACCGTATTGAATCCGCCGGTGAAGAACTCCAGGCATTGATGGCGTCTGTGTATATCGCCGGATACCGGATCGGGATGCTGGCGGCAGGGGCCGGGGCCTTGTTTCTGGCCCAGATCCTGGGCTCATCGCCCGGCAGTTATGATTATGCAGCATGGCGTACAGCCTACCAGATTATGGCCGGACTGATGGCCATTGGCATGATCACGGTGTTTATCGTCAAAGAGCCTGAGATATCTGCCAAGGCAACAAAATCTACCCAGACCACGGACCATGCCCGTTTTTTTATTCTCTTTTTAGTCTCTGCCGCAGCGTTTGTGTGCTGGTTTTATGTCTCATCCGATATCGCATCCACATTCAAAGAACAGCTGGAAGTTTTTCTAAAAAACGCCGCAGCAGCCGGATTTTTAATTGAAACGGCCAGACTTGCCGCAGGTGTCGGTACGGCGCTGCTCGCCGCAAGGGTGCTGGTCGCCTTGAAGGTGGCAAATATGGAGATGATCCGATCCGCCTATGTTGAACCTGTATCGGATTTTTTCGCCCGCTACGGTGCGGGCTTGGCCTGGCTGCTGTTAGCACTCATCGGGCTGTACCGGATTTCAGATATTGTTCTGGGCGTGATTTCCAATGTTTTTTATCAGGATATGGGATTTTCAAAAATTCACATCGCAAGTATCGTAAAGACATTTGGTCTGTTCATGACCATTGCCGGCGGTTTTTTAGGGGGGACACTGTCTCTGCAGTATGGCGTCATGCGCATTTTGTTCGCCGGGGCTTTTTTGTCTGCCATTACAAACCTGTTGTTTGTGCTCATGGCCTGGACTGGTCCGGCCCTGCCCATGCTCTACCTTGTCATTTCTGCGGACAATCTGGCAGGGGGCCTTGCGGGGGCGGCATTTGTGGCCTTTTTATCCAGTCTGACCAATGTGCGGTTCACCGCCATTCAGTATGCCGTATTTTCGTCTTTAATGACCCTTGTGCCCAAGGTATTTTCAGGATATTCCGGGACGATGGTGGACCAACTGGGATACGCCGTATTTTTCACCGTAACGGCTGTAATGGGTATCCCAGTGTTGATCTTGATTGTGATCTGCGGAGCTCGATTGCAGATCAAGAAAAACAAAAATTAA
- the gcvPB gene encoding aminomethyl-transferring glycine dehydrogenase subunit GcvPB: MTTPGTTGLIFNEPELWEKSRDGRCGISMPRSDVPRAALDPALTDDAPELPQLSELDVVRHFTRLSQWNFCIDSGMYPLGSCTMKYNPKTNEVQASRKGFVVAHPLAGAEFSQGALKLMYELEQLLGEITGFPAVTLQPAAGAHGELTGMLMIHAWHAKQGKQRSKILIPDTAHGTNPASATLCGYKSVNIKSGPKGILDPQTVAEAMDEDTAGIMITNPNTLGLFEENIQEVCDIVHAKGGLVYGDGANMNAVMGIIKPGELGIDVLHLNLHKTFSTPHGGGGPGSGPVAVVEKLIPFLPVPKVQKENGVYTFVTDCPDTIGRMHTFYGHFGVMVRAFAYILSMGADGLKRASQLAVLNANYIKESLKGTLELPYDRPCMHECVFTDKTVQEHHINTMDMAKRLLDYGFHPPTVYFPLVVDAAFMVEPTETESKDDIDQFIDAVKAIVKEASSNPDELHAAPHLAKVTRLDEVGAARKPCLKG; this comes from the coding sequence ATGACAACGCCAGGCACAACCGGTCTTATATTTAACGAACCTGAACTGTGGGAAAAAAGCCGGGACGGCAGGTGCGGCATCTCCATGCCCAGAAGTGATGTGCCGAGAGCTGCTCTTGACCCGGCACTCACCGATGACGCTCCAGAACTTCCGCAGCTTTCCGAACTGGATGTCGTTCGTCATTTTACCCGTCTGTCCCAATGGAATTTTTGTATTGATTCGGGCATGTATCCTTTGGGTTCTTGTACCATGAAATACAATCCCAAAACCAACGAGGTCCAGGCATCCCGTAAAGGCTTTGTGGTTGCCCATCCCCTGGCCGGCGCTGAATTTTCCCAAGGGGCCTTAAAATTGATGTACGAGCTGGAACAACTGCTCGGTGAGATCACTGGATTTCCTGCTGTTACTTTGCAACCGGCTGCCGGGGCCCATGGGGAGCTCACCGGTATGCTCATGATCCATGCCTGGCATGCCAAACAGGGCAAACAGCGTTCAAAAATCCTGATCCCGGACACAGCCCATGGCACCAACCCCGCGTCGGCAACCCTTTGCGGATATAAATCGGTCAATATCAAATCCGGACCCAAAGGCATTCTTGATCCCCAGACAGTGGCCGAGGCCATGGACGAAGATACCGCCGGCATCATGATCACCAACCCCAATACCCTCGGCCTGTTTGAGGAAAATATCCAGGAAGTTTGTGACATTGTCCATGCCAAGGGCGGCCTGGTCTACGGTGACGGTGCCAATATGAATGCGGTGATGGGTATCATCAAGCCCGGGGAACTTGGCATTGATGTGCTTCATTTAAACCTGCACAAAACCTTTTCAACCCCCCATGGCGGAGGCGGCCCCGGTTCCGGCCCTGTTGCCGTGGTTGAAAAATTGATTCCGTTTCTTCCGGTGCCCAAGGTTCAAAAGGAGAACGGGGTCTATACGTTTGTTACCGATTGCCCGGACACCATTGGTCGCATGCACACCTTTTATGGTCATTTCGGGGTGATGGTCAGGGCATTTGCCTATATTCTGTCCATGGGTGCAGACGGGCTGAAACGTGCGTCTCAGCTGGCAGTACTCAATGCCAATTACATCAAGGAAAGTCTTAAAGGCACCCTTGAGCTGCCCTATGACCGGCCCTGCATGCACGAATGCGTATTTACCGACAAAACGGTTCAAGAACACCATATCAACACCATGGATATGGCCAAGCGTCTGCTGGATTACGGATTTCATCCCCCCACGGTATATTTCCCACTGGTGGTGGATGCAGCCTTTATGGTTGAGCCCACGGAAACCGAGTCCAAAGATGACATTGATCAGTTCATAGACGCCGTAAAAGCCATTGTTAAAGAGGCCTCATCCAATCCGGATGAATTGCATGCGGCGCCCCATCTTGCCAAGGTGACACGATTAGACGAGGTTGGGGCGGCTCGCAAGCCCTGTCTTAAAGGTTAA
- the gcvPA gene encoding aminomethyl-transferring glycine dehydrogenase subunit GcvPA: MRYLPHTRQDIDQMLAVTGHADLDQLFETIPDAAKTKSGLNLPEALSEWDLNDEMEELASQNAACGPYTCLMGAGSYDHHIPAIVPYLISRSEFMTAYTPYQPEVSQGTLQGIYEFQTMITTLLGMDIATASHYDGGTALAECVLIALNKSKKADKIAVSSLIHPAHRQIMKTYLNPSEFKMVEIPADKNGLTDLEAFKAMDGIAGVAIQSPNFFGNIEDLAGFRTEADGKNCLLIASFTEALAYGLLKRPGKFGADLVAGEGQSLGMTKSFGGPGLGLLAGTKQLMRSLPGRFVGKTTDSNGQRGYVLTLATREQHIRREKASSNICSNNGLNAMTAAVYMAAAGKNGIREIAQVNHDKAVYLKNALVNAGFSAVHSGAFFNEFVLKAPAGFAPKRKELAQKHNLYAGVPLASYYPDMPDHYLFCATETVSKQAMDFLVKEVK, encoded by the coding sequence ATGCGTTATCTGCCGCATACCAGACAAGACATCGACCAGATGCTGGCTGTCACCGGCCACGCCGATCTGGATCAGCTATTTGAAACCATTCCCGATGCTGCAAAGACCAAGAGCGGATTGAACCTGCCCGAGGCGTTGAGCGAATGGGACCTGAATGACGAAATGGAAGAACTGGCCTCTCAAAATGCGGCATGCGGACCCTATACATGCCTGATGGGTGCCGGTTCCTATGACCATCACATTCCCGCCATTGTGCCCTATCTTATATCCAGGTCCGAATTTATGACGGCCTACACCCCTTACCAGCCCGAGGTCAGCCAGGGAACGTTGCAGGGCATCTATGAATTTCAGACCATGATTACAACACTTTTGGGGATGGATATTGCCACGGCCTCCCATTACGACGGCGGCACCGCCCTGGCGGAATGTGTGCTGATTGCTTTGAACAAGTCAAAAAAGGCAGATAAAATTGCCGTATCATCCCTGATCCATCCTGCTCACCGTCAAATCATGAAGACCTATCTGAATCCATCCGAATTTAAAATGGTCGAAATTCCTGCAGACAAAAACGGTCTGACGGATTTGGAGGCCTTTAAAGCCATGGATGGTATTGCAGGGGTGGCGATTCAATCTCCTAACTTTTTTGGCAACATTGAAGATCTGGCCGGTTTCAGAACCGAGGCCGATGGAAAAAACTGCCTGCTCATTGCCTCCTTTACCGAGGCACTGGCCTATGGGCTATTGAAACGCCCTGGAAAGTTTGGGGCCGATCTTGTGGCTGGAGAAGGCCAGAGCCTCGGCATGACCAAAAGCTTTGGCGGTCCTGGACTTGGGTTGTTAGCCGGCACAAAGCAGCTGATGCGAAGTCTTCCCGGCCGATTTGTGGGAAAGACCACAGACTCAAACGGTCAAAGGGGATATGTACTGACCCTTGCCACAAGGGAGCAACATATCCGCCGGGAAAAAGCCTCATCGAACATCTGCTCCAATAACGGCCTTAACGCCATGACCGCCGCCGTATACATGGCGGCAGCCGGGAAAAATGGAATCCGGGAAATTGCCCAGGTGAATCATGACAAAGCCGTTTATTTGAAAAATGCACTTGTGAATGCAGGGTTCAGTGCTGTTCACAGTGGTGCTTTTTTCAATGAATTTGTCTTAAAAGCCCCGGCCGGATTTGCCCCCAAACGAAAAGAACTTGCCCAGAAACACAATCTGTATGCAGGGGTTCCCCTTGCATCCTATTATCCGGATATGCCGGACCATTATCTTTTCTGTGCCACGGAAACCGTTTCCAAACAGGCCATGGATTTTTTGGTAAAGGAGGTAAAATAA
- the gcvH gene encoding glycine cleavage system protein GcvH gives MKSIEELNFPSDVKYTDDHEWAKVEGDLVSVGISDYAQDQLGEIVFVELPETGDTFGKGDEFGSVESVKAVSEIYLPISGEIVEVNEDLEDAPELVNTDCYDKGWLVKIKPDDLSEMDSLKDQAAYLEMLKG, from the coding sequence ATGAAATCCATTGAAGAATTAAATTTTCCGTCAGATGTGAAATATACCGATGACCACGAATGGGCAAAGGTTGAAGGTGATTTAGTAAGTGTGGGCATTTCCGACTATGCCCAGGACCAGCTTGGCGAGATCGTATTTGTGGAACTGCCTGAAACCGGCGATACCTTTGGCAAGGGAGACGAATTCGGCAGTGTGGAATCTGTTAAAGCGGTATCAGAAATTTATCTTCCCATTTCAGGTGAAATCGTTGAGGTGAATGAAGACCTTGAAGATGCACCGGAACTTGTCAACACCGACTGCTATGACAAAGGCTGGCTTGTGAAAATTAAACCCGACGATCTGTCCGAAATGGACAGCCTGAAAGACCAGGCCGCATACCTTGAAATGCTGAAAGGATAA
- a CDS encoding aminomethyl transferase family protein has protein sequence MTNNLKKTPLNAWHRNTGANMADFGGFDMPLWYDTGVKNEHIAVLVSAGMFDTSHMDCIRVQGEDALALLELCFTRQISYLSLGRCIYGAFLDAKGHCIDDAIVYKFSDVSFMVCVNAGMGGTIAGHLVSHGNGKSLEINDLSDQLAKLDVQGKNALKIVSGLIKDSDTVFDTMPYFSFKGNLDTDTSNVVTLVDGTPVIVSRTGYTGEFGFEIFIAPDQVEKLWANLLDAGSPYGLIPCGLGARDSLRAGACLPLSHQDIGHFPFINHPWEFALPFKAGTREFTKTFLGDQSLMNLEAPSFTYAFVGDSLRKVSSGGAARVLTEQGEDIGMVLTCATDMGIFWYEDRIVSVNTPNLPSDVKIKGLACGFVMVDQPLDMGTRLTLVEGKRKIKVRLVSDVRPDRTARLAIKNFRD, from the coding sequence ATGACAAATAATCTAAAAAAGACACCGTTAAATGCATGGCACCGTAATACAGGAGCCAATATGGCTGATTTCGGCGGGTTTGACATGCCGTTATGGTATGATACCGGAGTAAAAAATGAGCACATTGCTGTGCTTGTCTCTGCGGGTATGTTTGATACATCCCATATGGATTGTATTAGGGTTCAGGGAGAAGACGCCCTTGCCTTGCTTGAGTTGTGCTTCACAAGACAGATCAGTTACCTGTCATTGGGCCGGTGTATTTACGGGGCATTTTTAGACGCCAAGGGCCACTGCATTGACGATGCCATTGTTTATAAATTTTCTGATGTAAGCTTCATGGTGTGTGTCAATGCCGGCATGGGGGGGACAATTGCCGGACATTTGGTTTCACACGGCAACGGAAAATCCTTAGAGATAAACGATTTGTCCGACCAGCTTGCAAAGCTGGATGTCCAGGGTAAAAATGCCTTGAAAATCGTATCCGGCCTGATCAAGGACAGCGACACCGTCTTTGATACAATGCCCTACTTTTCATTTAAAGGGAATCTGGATACTGACACTTCGAATGTGGTAACGCTTGTGGACGGAACGCCTGTTATTGTGTCACGGACGGGGTACACAGGGGAATTCGGCTTTGAGATTTTCATCGCCCCCGATCAAGTTGAAAAATTGTGGGCCAATCTTTTGGATGCAGGTTCCCCCTACGGTCTGATACCCTGCGGCCTTGGTGCCAGGGATTCTTTAAGGGCCGGGGCATGCCTGCCCCTCTCCCACCAGGATATCGGCCATTTTCCATTCATCAATCATCCTTGGGAATTTGCCCTGCCTTTCAAGGCCGGAACCCGGGAGTTTACCAAGACGTTTTTAGGGGACCAAAGCCTGATGAATTTGGAAGCGCCGTCCTTTACCTACGCTTTTGTGGGAGACTCCCTCAGAAAGGTGTCGTCAGGTGGTGCCGCCCGGGTGCTCACAGAACAGGGCGAGGATATCGGCATGGTACTGACCTGCGCAACAGACATGGGAATCTTTTGGTATGAAGACCGGATCGTCAGTGTCAATACGCCTAACCTGCCCTCGGATGTTAAAATAAAAGGTCTTGCCTGCGGGTTTGTCATGGTGGATCAACCGCTTGACATGGGAACCCGGTTGACCCTTGTTGAAGGCAAACGCAAAATTAAGGTTCGGCTTGTTTCAGATGTCCGGCCGGACAGGACAGCAAGGCTCGCAATAAAGAACTTTAGGGATTGA
- a CDS encoding Lrp/AsnC family transcriptional regulator, which translates to MKIDDTNINIIRELKEGKKPFKKIAEKLGITENTVRSRVLKLQEEGVLEFCGLIDPAKLPGHRSVIVGIKLSETNLVEKGKEISRLKGVISVSVVTGRYDLMVMVLFKEGFDLLEFYTNEISKIHGIDSVETFVVYKSYNMKVPYIF; encoded by the coding sequence ATGAAAATTGATGACACCAATATCAATATTATCAGAGAACTCAAAGAGGGTAAAAAACCTTTCAAAAAAATAGCTGAAAAGCTCGGTATTACGGAGAACACGGTTCGGTCCAGGGTGCTCAAGCTCCAGGAAGAAGGCGTGCTTGAGTTTTGCGGTCTCATAGACCCGGCTAAACTGCCGGGCCATCGCAGTGTCATTGTCGGCATTAAGCTGTCCGAGACCAATCTGGTGGAAAAGGGAAAGGAGATCAGCCGTCTCAAAGGTGTGATTTCCGTATCCGTGGTCACCGGCCGTTACGATCTCATGGTGATGGTTTTGTTCAAAGAGGGGTTTGACCTGCTTGAATTCTACACCAATGAAATTTCAAAAATTCATGGAATAGATTCCGTTGAAACATTTGTGGTGTATAAATCATACAACATGAAGGTGCCGTACATTTTTTAA
- the lpdA gene encoding dihydrolipoyl dehydrogenase has translation MAEHIIIIGAGPGGYVAALRAAGLGAQVTLIEKEHLGGTCLNYGCIPSKIMKNSADLMLSCLKAGSQGIKIEGTVTPEITALMARKEKVIDGQRKGIAGLLEKAGVTVVMGLAKIVSPGIVNVVCGGQEPITLDYDKLIIATGTIPMNVSAFPFDHKNILSSNDLLDLDHIPKSLTIVGGGVIGCEFAFIFSALGCQVTIVEAMDRVLPLPSVDASCSKLLLREMKKRKIKVFTNTIVTRADHKNDGLVIALDVSPFTNATGKLKTNAIESDVMAVCIGRSSVAKELGLENIGLETDQNGWISVDEYMQTRVNNVYAIGDVLGPDHVMLAHVASHEGLVAADNACGQAGAAKTAMAYDTVPGAIFTMPEIGTVGFTEDQAREQGIEIETAVVNFRALGKAHAIDQIAGEAKMIVDKASGKVIGVHMTGPHATDLIAEATLVVSKGLTAKDLAHTIHAHPTLAEIMGEAALKILGTPLHG, from the coding sequence ATGGCTGAACATATCATTATCATCGGCGCAGGCCCCGGCGGCTATGTTGCCGCACTCAGAGCTGCGGGCCTTGGAGCCCAGGTGACCTTGATTGAAAAAGAACATTTGGGGGGAACCTGTCTTAATTACGGCTGTATCCCATCTAAAATAATGAAAAATTCAGCAGATCTGATGCTCAGTTGTCTTAAAGCCGGAAGCCAGGGAATTAAAATAGAAGGCACTGTTACCCCTGAAATCACTGCTTTAATGGCGCGAAAGGAAAAAGTGATTGACGGCCAGAGAAAGGGAATTGCAGGACTTCTTGAAAAGGCCGGCGTAACTGTTGTCATGGGCCTGGCCAAAATTGTTTCTCCGGGCATAGTCAATGTGGTTTGTGGCGGGCAAGAGCCGATCACCCTTGACTACGACAAATTAATCATTGCAACCGGTACGATACCGATGAACGTATCGGCTTTTCCCTTTGACCATAAAAATATTTTGTCATCAAATGACCTTTTGGACCTGGATCATATTCCAAAGTCTTTAACCATTGTGGGCGGCGGGGTGATCGGGTGTGAATTCGCCTTTATATTCAGTGCCCTTGGATGTCAGGTGACCATTGTTGAAGCCATGGACAGGGTACTTCCACTACCGAGTGTGGACGCATCGTGCTCAAAACTGCTGTTGCGTGAAATGAAAAAACGCAAAATCAAAGTGTTTACCAACACAATCGTGACCCGGGCTGATCATAAAAATGACGGCCTTGTCATAGCTTTGGATGTCAGTCCATTCACCAACGCAACAGGAAAACTGAAAACCAACGCCATTGAATCCGATGTAATGGCCGTGTGTATCGGCCGAAGTTCTGTGGCAAAAGAGCTGGGTCTTGAAAATATCGGCCTTGAAACAGACCAAAACGGTTGGATATCCGTAGATGAATATATGCAGACCCGTGTTAACAATGTATATGCCATCGGAGATGTGCTTGGCCCGGACCATGTGATGCTGGCCCATGTGGCCTCCCACGAAGGCCTTGTGGCAGCAGACAATGCCTGCGGCCAAGCAGGGGCGGCCAAAACCGCCATGGCCTATGACACAGTGCCCGGGGCCATTTTTACCATGCCTGAAATCGGCACGGTTGGATTCACCGAAGATCAGGCCCGGGAACAGGGCATTGAGATTGAAACGGCCGTGGTAAATTTCAGGGCACTGGGAAAAGCCCATGCCATTGACCAAATCGCAGGAGAGGCAAAGATGATTGTGGACAAAGCATCGGGCAAGGTGATCGGGGTTCACATGACAGGTCCCCATGCCACCGACCTGATTGCCGAAGCGACACTGGTTGTCAGCAAAGGGTTGACAGCAAAAGATCTGGCCCACACCATCCATGCCCATCCCACCCTGGCCGAAATCATGGGGGAGGCAGCTTTAAAAATTTTAGGCACTCCGCTGCACGGATAA